In a single window of the Candidatus Methylomirabilis sp. genome:
- a CDS encoding RDD family protein, with the protein MGTVGNVACSDPAAPIDSAPIIAEPEARYAGFWIRMAAWVIDLAFLSLITIALDLAALATIFLGGQLGGEINDQVVALAGYSSAAIVMLSGVGYFTIFVGTCGQTPGKMLFRLKVVRTDGQEMTYGGALLRSLCWMLSLLLFGIGLLMIACTHRKRGLHDMLAGTSVIRLQRSP; encoded by the coding sequence ATGGGGACGGTGGGTAACGTGGCGTGCAGCGATCCTGCCGCACCGATCGACAGTGCGCCTATTATCGCGGAGCCTGAGGCCCGTTATGCCGGATTCTGGATCCGAATGGCGGCCTGGGTGATCGATCTCGCCTTTCTCTCTCTGATCACCATCGCTCTCGACCTTGCAGCGCTGGCAACCATTTTTCTCGGGGGTCAGTTAGGCGGCGAGATCAATGATCAGGTGGTGGCATTGGCTGGATATTCGAGTGCTGCCATCGTCATGTTGAGTGGTGTGGGGTATTTCACCATCTTCGTCGGAACGTGTGGACAGACCCCCGGGAAGATGCTTTTCCGCCTGAAGGTTGTCCGAACTGACGGTCAGGAGATGACGTATGGCGGCGCACTGCTTCGCTCGCTGTGCTGGATGCTCTCGCTCCTGCTCTTCGGCATTGGCTTGCTGATGATCGCGTGTACCCACCGAAAACGTGGCCTGCACGACATGCTGGCAGGTACGTCCGTGATCCGCCTCCAACGATCGCCTTGA
- a CDS encoding alanine--glyoxylate aminotransferase family protein, whose translation MKKRHLLAPGPTPVLPDALLAMARPILYHRGPEYEALLASVREGLKFLFQTKNEVLLFTSSGTGGMEGTVVNTLSPGDRAVVIRSGKFGERWGEICEAYGLQPCYIDVEWGRAVEPDLVAAALAADPSIKAVFATHTESSTGVIHDIEAIARIVGRTPAILVVDAIMSLGVANLPMDAWGVDVVVGGSQKGLMIPPGLAFCAVSDKGWAMVQQSRLPKFYFNFLAERKSLEKNQNTFTPAVSLVMALHESLAAIRAEGLTALFARHDRLARATRA comes from the coding sequence ATGAAAAAGCGACATTTACTAGCGCCAGGGCCGACTCCGGTCCTTCCGGACGCCTTGCTGGCGATGGCCAGGCCGATCCTATACCATCGCGGTCCGGAGTATGAAGCCCTCCTCGCCTCCGTCCGGGAAGGGCTCAAATTCCTCTTCCAGACCAAAAACGAGGTGCTGTTGTTCACCTCATCCGGTACCGGTGGGATGGAGGGGACGGTGGTGAACACGCTCTCGCCCGGCGATCGAGCCGTGGTCATCAGGAGCGGTAAGTTCGGCGAGCGCTGGGGAGAGATCTGCGAGGCCTATGGCCTTCAGCCGTGCTACATCGATGTAGAGTGGGGGCGGGCGGTAGAACCTGACCTCGTGGCGGCAGCGCTTGCGGCTGATCCCTCGATCAAGGCCGTCTTTGCCACGCACACGGAAAGCTCCACCGGCGTCATACACGATATTGAGGCCATCGCCCGGATCGTGGGGAGGACGCCAGCCATCCTGGTCGTTGACGCCATTATGAGTCTGGGGGTGGCGAACCTGCCGATGGATGCCTGGGGGGTAGACGTCGTTGTGGGCGGATCTCAGAAGGGGTTGATGATCCCGCCAGGCCTCGCTTTTTGCGCCGTTTCTGACAAGGGATGGGCGATGGTGCAACAATCCCGCCTTCCGAAGTTCTACTTCAACTTCCTGGCGGAGCGGAAGAGCCTGGAGAAGAACCAGAATACCTTTACGCCGGCGGTTTCGTTGGTCATGGCGCTTCACGAGTCCCTCGCCGCGATCAGGGCGGAGGGTCTCACCGCGCTCTTCGCGCGGCATGACCGGCTTGCGCGGGCGACCCGCGCCG
- a CDS encoding zinc ribbon domain-containing protein, whose protein sequence is MPIYEYACSSCRKRVSLLIRNIHNPATPVCPRCGGRDLTRLLSRFAVVKSEESRFERMADPSNFGDLDENDPKSVARWAKRMGKEMGEDVGEDFDQMMEEAAEEEGAAGGGAETEE, encoded by the coding sequence ATGCCGATCTATGAATATGCGTGCAGCAGTTGCAGGAAGCGGGTGAGCCTGCTGATCCGGAATATCCATAACCCCGCTACACCTGTCTGCCCCCGCTGTGGGGGTCGGGATCTGACGCGTCTGCTCTCCCGGTTCGCGGTGGTCAAGTCTGAAGAGAGCCGCTTCGAGCGAATGGCTGACCCCAGCAATTTCGGCGATCTTGATGAGAACGATCCGAAGAGTGTGGCGCGCTGGGCCAAGCGGATGGGGAAAGAGATGGGCGAGGATGTCGGCGAGGACTTCGACCAGATGATGGAGGAGGCTGCGGAGGAAGAGGGAGCGGCCGGAGGGGGAGCAGAGACCGAGGAGTAA